The following coding sequences are from one Haliotis asinina isolate JCU_RB_2024 chromosome 3, JCU_Hal_asi_v2, whole genome shotgun sequence window:
- the LOC137278957 gene encoding uncharacterized protein, whose product MKVPFIRHDSNDPDWKAIARILFLAMDGNVDDEIQEDIIDIISTHDGRGIPNPENLTKVIGEIAHKELIQEPMYAKACWFDQLTIDASGKQNSLAVRFNTLKGLDRRPGVHVCGYVLELPEQYDNYLQFRSEFTAVLKSDMWIMDFM is encoded by the exons atgaaggttccTTTCATCAGACATGACTCTAATGATCCAGACTGGAAGGCTATTGCAAGAATCCTTTTTCTTG CCATGGACGGGAATGTTGATGATGAAATCCAAGAGGACATCATCGACATAATCTCAACACACGATGGACGGGGCATCCCAAATCCTGAAAACCTCACCAAGGTAATAGGTGAGATCGCACACAAGGAACTCATTCAAGAACCAATGTATGCCAAAGCGTGCTGGTTTGACCAGCTTACCA TTGATGCTTCTGGAAAGCAAAATTCCCTCGCTGTGAGATTCAACACATTGAAGGGACTAGATCGTCGGCCTGGTGTTCACGTCTGTGGATATGTACTGGAACTACCTGAGCAATATGACAACTATCTTCAGTTCAGGTCGGAGTTCACTGCAGTGCTGAAGAGTGACATGTGGATAATGGACTTCATGTAG